A genomic window from Halorubrum lacusprofundi ATCC 49239 includes:
- a CDS encoding KaiC domain-containing protein, whose translation MSDEDDWFERALRDSDADSDAAEGDEDDETGESNEDDETANGDEPPAREASDPGGGDDRADERGSDPFGGIRNGERDPSREAGDDVDEDNFAGDVFGSTESESDSPKSDLPEGDDPFGGESFGGDDPFGGGSFGEEDPFGDESANDGTPDPTGSGGGFGGGLFGDDDPFDGGSAGSGSAGGGSAGSKSTDSGSADPFGGYRGNAAGDSSGPNDVGFGEFDGGEGGGASPGFDVDPDEFESSIERTDIGIEGLDEMILGGVPRRSLLSVIGGAGTGKTTFALQFLNEALESDRKGVYITLEQTRESILSTAEEKGWSFREHAEADRLAVVAIDPIEMANSLASIRNDLTRLIAEFDADRLVLDSVSLLEMMYDHPAKRRSEVFGFTRSLKEAGVTTLLTSEANEKNPYASRHGIVEYLTDAVFVLQYIRGTDFREMRLAVEIQKIRDANHSRQSKPYEITDTGISVYGQANIF comes from the coding sequence ATGAGCGACGAGGACGACTGGTTCGAGCGCGCGTTGCGGGACAGCGACGCGGACAGCGATGCGGCCGAGGGCGACGAGGACGACGAGACCGGCGAAAGCAACGAGGACGACGAGACCGCCAACGGAGACGAACCTCCGGCCCGCGAAGCGTCCGATCCCGGGGGAGGCGACGACCGCGCGGACGAGCGCGGAAGCGACCCGTTCGGCGGAATCCGGAACGGCGAGCGGGATCCGTCGCGAGAGGCCGGGGACGACGTCGATGAGGACAACTTCGCCGGAGACGTATTCGGCAGTACCGAGTCTGAGAGTGACTCGCCGAAAAGCGACCTGCCGGAGGGAGACGATCCGTTCGGCGGCGAGTCGTTTGGCGGCGACGACCCGTTCGGTGGCGGATCGTTCGGCGAGGAGGACCCGTTTGGCGACGAGTCAGCGAATGACGGTACCCCCGATCCGACCGGTTCTGGAGGGGGATTCGGCGGCGGGTTGTTCGGGGACGACGATCCCTTTGACGGCGGGTCAGCGGGCAGCGGATCAGCGGGCGGCGGGTCAGCGGGCAGTAAGTCCACTGACAGCGGATCGGCAGACCCCTTCGGCGGGTATCGGGGGAACGCCGCAGGCGACTCCAGTGGGCCGAACGATGTCGGATTCGGTGAGTTCGACGGCGGAGAGGGTGGCGGTGCGTCGCCGGGGTTCGACGTCGATCCCGACGAGTTCGAGTCGTCGATCGAACGCACCGACATCGGAATCGAGGGGCTCGACGAGATGATCCTCGGCGGGGTCCCGCGTCGCTCGCTGTTGTCGGTCATCGGCGGTGCCGGGACCGGGAAGACGACGTTCGCGCTCCAATTCCTTAACGAGGCGCTCGAATCCGACCGGAAGGGAGTGTACATCACCCTCGAACAGACCCGCGAGTCGATCCTCTCGACGGCCGAGGAGAAGGGGTGGTCGTTCCGCGAGCACGCCGAGGCGGACCGGCTCGCGGTGGTCGCCATCGACCCGATCGAGATGGCGAACTCGCTGGCGTCGATCCGGAATGACCTCACGCGACTCATCGCCGAGTTCGACGCCGACCGGCTGGTGCTCGACTCCGTCTCGCTGCTGGAGATGATGTACGACCACCCGGCGAAGCGCCGCTCGGAGGTGTTCGGGTTCACCCGCTCGTTAAAAGAGGCCGGCGTCACCACCCTGCTTACCTCGGAGGCGAACGAGAAGAACCCCTACGCCTCCCGCCACGGGATCGTCGAGTACCTCACCGACGCGGTGTTCGTGCTCCAGTACATCCGCGGTACCGACTTCCGCGAGATGCGCCTCGCCGTCGAGATCCAGAAAATCCGCGACGCGAACCACTCTCGGCAGTCGAAGCCGTACGAGATCACCGACACCGGGATATCGGTGTACGGACAGGCGAACATCTTCTGA
- a CDS encoding M28 family metallopeptidase, whose amino-acid sequence MHSEPNETNAAVDPAAVERVRERRTELAPALGRTWTDGDPWRFLTDLTAIGSRMAGSEGERRAAEIVADAFERAGLSAVETRPFEMAAWERGSATLRVTAPGRDGAAATREFEALALPYSPGGSVTGELVDVGYGTPAEIDEREVEGRIAVASTTTPEGGRFVHRMEKFGYALDAGAVGFVFVNHLDGQLPPTGSLTFGEEAEAVAVGVSKETGAWLREYAAGGDGGVAAESSPAAQAELSVTATTEPGESRNVVGHAGPDTDERLLLLAHYDAHDIAEGALDNGCGIATVATAAGILTEADLPLGVDVVAVGAEEVGLLGSEQLAERLDLDRVKGVINVDGAGRFRDLVALAHASETAASVAEAVSTATNQPIAVDAEPHPFSDQWPFVRRGVPAIQLHSDSGDRGRGWGHTHADTRDKVDDRNVREHAMLIALLVAEFAAPERDAPRLDRDDLIAAFRDADFETGMRAADLWPAGWE is encoded by the coding sequence ATGCACTCGGAGCCGAACGAGACGAACGCGGCGGTCGATCCGGCTGCCGTCGAGCGCGTCCGCGAGCGACGCACCGAACTCGCACCGGCGCTCGGCCGGACGTGGACCGACGGTGACCCGTGGCGCTTCCTCACCGACCTCACCGCGATCGGGAGCCGGATGGCCGGTAGCGAGGGCGAGCGCCGGGCCGCCGAGATCGTCGCCGACGCGTTCGAGCGGGCGGGGCTCTCCGCGGTCGAGACGCGCCCGTTCGAGATGGCGGCGTGGGAGCGCGGGAGCGCGACGCTCCGCGTGACGGCGCCCGGACGCGACGGCGCGGCGGCGACCCGCGAGTTCGAGGCGCTCGCGCTGCCGTACTCGCCGGGCGGGAGTGTCACTGGGGAGCTCGTGGACGTGGGGTACGGCACTCCCGCCGAGATCGACGAGCGGGAGGTTGAGGGCCGGATCGCAGTCGCGTCGACGACGACCCCGGAGGGCGGTCGGTTCGTCCACCGGATGGAGAAGTTCGGGTACGCGCTCGACGCGGGCGCGGTCGGCTTCGTCTTCGTCAACCACCTCGACGGCCAGCTTCCCCCCACCGGATCCCTGACCTTCGGCGAGGAGGCCGAGGCCGTCGCCGTCGGCGTCTCGAAGGAGACCGGCGCGTGGCTCCGGGAGTACGCGGCCGGAGGGGACGGCGGGGTCGCCGCCGAATCGAGCCCCGCTGCGCAGGCCGAGCTGTCGGTGACGGCGACGACCGAGCCGGGCGAGAGCCGGAACGTAGTCGGTCACGCGGGACCGGACACCGACGAGCGGCTCCTCCTGCTCGCGCACTACGACGCCCACGACATCGCGGAGGGCGCGCTCGATAACGGTTGCGGGATCGCGACCGTCGCGACCGCCGCGGGAATCCTGACCGAGGCGGACCTCCCGCTCGGCGTCGACGTGGTCGCGGTCGGGGCGGAGGAGGTGGGGCTCCTCGGTTCGGAGCAGTTGGCAGAGCGGCTCGACCTCGACCGGGTGAAGGGAGTGATCAACGTCGACGGCGCGGGGCGGTTCCGCGACCTCGTGGCGCTGGCGCACGCCTCCGAGACGGCTGCGTCGGTCGCCGAGGCGGTGTCGACGGCGACGAACCAGCCGATCGCTGTGGACGCGGAGCCGCACCCGTTCTCCGACCAGTGGCCGTTCGTCCGGCGCGGGGTGCCGGCGATCCAGCTACACAGCGACTCCGGCGATCGGGGACGCGGCTGGGGACACACCCACGCCGACACCCGCGACAAGGTCGACGACCGAAATGTTCGGGAACACGCGATGCTCATCGCCCTGCTCGTCGCCGAGTTCGCAGCCCCCGAGCGCGACGCGCCCCGCCTCGACCGCGACGACCTGATCGCGGCGTTCCGGGACGCCGACTTCGAGACGGGCATGCGCGCGGCCGACCTCTGGCCGGCCGGCTGGGAGTAG
- the truA gene encoding tRNA pseudouridine(38-40) synthase TruA: protein MTDASAATRAFRVAYDGREYAGFQRQPHATTVEGTLLRALAKHGILDRGDGPTHATPPGYAAAGRTDAGVSAVAQTVAFEAPDWLTPRAFNGHLPGSVRVWAAADVPAGFHATHDAVRRTYRYHLYAPARVEETDHDHAVDDGRVRDALARLSGEQDFHNLTSDETGTVRDLTTTATREGDILVVEVSAGGFPRALVRRLVAAVRAVGRGTADPSLIDRLLASEPISGEFGIGPAPPEPLVLWDVSYEGVAFEVDPEAAESARVAFGERYRDARHAAAATGAIRDRIAGTDQS from the coding sequence GTGACCGACGCCTCGGCGGCGACGCGCGCGTTCCGAGTCGCGTACGACGGCCGCGAGTACGCCGGCTTCCAGCGCCAGCCCCACGCGACGACCGTCGAAGGAACCCTCCTTCGGGCGCTCGCCAAACATGGGATCCTCGACCGCGGCGACGGGCCGACGCACGCGACGCCGCCGGGATACGCCGCCGCGGGGCGGACGGATGCCGGCGTCTCCGCGGTCGCGCAGACGGTCGCGTTCGAAGCACCCGACTGGCTCACGCCGCGAGCGTTCAACGGGCACCTCCCCGGCTCGGTGCGGGTATGGGCGGCCGCCGACGTACCGGCCGGATTCCACGCCACCCACGACGCGGTCAGACGGACCTACCGCTACCACCTGTACGCGCCTGCTCGCGTCGAAGAGACCGATCACGACCACGCCGTCGACGACGGCCGCGTCCGCGACGCGCTCGCACGGCTCTCGGGCGAACAGGACTTCCACAACCTGACGAGCGACGAGACGGGAACCGTCCGTGATCTGACCACGACCGCGACTCGGGAGGGAGACATCCTTGTCGTCGAAGTGTCCGCCGGAGGGTTCCCGCGGGCGCTCGTGCGCCGGCTCGTCGCCGCGGTCCGCGCGGTCGGTCGCGGCACGGCAGACCCCTCCTTGATCGACCGCCTGCTCGCTTCCGAACCGATCTCCGGCGAGTTTGGGATCGGTCCCGCACCGCCCGAACCGCTGGTGCTCTGGGACGTGTCGTACGAGGGCGTCGCGTTCGAGGTCGACCCCGAGGCGGCCGAGAGCGCGCGGGTCGCCTTCGGAGAACGGTACCGCGACGCCCGACACGCCGCCGCGGCGACGGGTGCGATCCGGGACCGGATCGCGGGGACGGACCAATCGTGA
- a CDS encoding universal stress protein has protein sequence MYDDILLPVAPGGKGNDAIPHAKSLAERYDATVHVVSAIDTVAQTLRGPRVGAFAERVEDAAEKRVETVTAELEAAGVDVIGNVVRGEPINVIENAISDVGADIVVMPSHTRTGLQRVLLGSVTEKVVRVSPVPVVTVPMVDREEEAEDAEDGSDTEDGSDTEDAGDDPDTE, from the coding sequence ATGTACGACGACATCCTCCTCCCCGTGGCGCCGGGCGGGAAAGGAAACGACGCGATCCCGCACGCGAAGAGCCTCGCGGAGAGATACGACGCGACCGTCCACGTCGTCTCCGCGATCGACACGGTCGCGCAGACGCTGCGCGGCCCCCGAGTCGGCGCGTTCGCCGAGCGCGTTGAGGACGCGGCCGAAAAACGAGTCGAGACCGTGACGGCAGAGCTTGAGGCGGCCGGCGTCGACGTGATCGGCAACGTCGTCCGCGGCGAGCCCATCAACGTCATCGAGAACGCGATCAGCGACGTGGGCGCCGATATCGTCGTGATGCCGAGCCACACCCGCACCGGTCTCCAGCGCGTCCTGCTCGGCAGCGTCACCGAAAAGGTTGTGCGCGTCTCCCCCGTTCCCGTTGTCACCGTGCCGATGGTCGACCGGGAGGAGGAGGCGGAGGACGCCGAGGACGGGAGTGATACCGAGGACGGGAGTGATACCGAGGACGCGGGCGACGATCCCGACACGGAGTGA
- a CDS encoding XapX domain-containing protein, which translates to MSSTPVVTIAALVVGLAVGALFAFLRVPIPAPPELPGVVAIVGIYLGFKLVGYAGVGFDLLDALGV; encoded by the coding sequence ATGAGTTCCACGCCCGTGGTGACGATCGCGGCGCTCGTCGTCGGCCTCGCGGTCGGCGCGCTGTTCGCCTTCCTCCGCGTTCCGATCCCCGCTCCGCCCGAACTGCCGGGCGTGGTGGCGATCGTCGGGATCTATCTGGGGTTCAAGCTCGTCGGCTACGCCGGCGTCGGCTTCGACCTGCTTGACGCGCTCGGAGTGTAG
- a CDS encoding peptidylprolyl isomerase — protein sequence MAREVSNPDNPQVTLHTNHGDVVVELFADRAPKTVENFLGLARHDPAADADPARDTNTWEDPESGEVRGDSLYEGNVFHRVIEDFMIQGGDPQESGRGGPGYQFDDEFHDDLTHDGPGILSMANSGPNTNGSQFFITLDATPHLDGKHAVFGQVIDGMDVVEEIGAVPTDRRDEPRDTVEIEQITVEE from the coding sequence ATGGCACGAGAGGTTTCCAATCCCGACAACCCGCAGGTGACGCTTCACACGAACCACGGCGACGTCGTCGTCGAGCTGTTCGCCGACCGCGCGCCGAAGACGGTCGAGAACTTCCTCGGACTGGCGCGTCACGACCCCGCCGCCGACGCGGATCCCGCCCGTGACACGAACACGTGGGAGGACCCCGAAAGCGGCGAGGTCCGAGGCGACTCGCTGTACGAGGGGAACGTCTTCCACCGCGTCATCGAGGACTTCATGATTCAGGGCGGCGACCCGCAAGAGAGCGGCCGCGGCGGCCCCGGCTACCAGTTCGACGACGAGTTCCACGACGATCTGACTCACGACGGTCCGGGAATCCTCTCCATGGCGAACTCCGGCCCGAACACGAACGGCTCGCAGTTCTTCATCACGCTGGACGCCACGCCGCACCTCGACGGCAAACACGCCGTCTTCGGGCAGGTCATCGACGGGATGGACGTGGTCGAGGAGATCGGTGCCGTTCCCACCGACCGCCGCGACGAGCCCCGCGACACCGTCGAGATCGAGCAGATCACGGTCGAGGAGTAA
- a CDS encoding nucleoside recognition protein, producing the protein MQSVAAELVALLTEVAPRLARIAAFIAVGVFAANVAVAFGLIRYVAGLAGWLTRPANLPDEVGTAILTTAASTTAGYATLAEYRESGLLDDRATLVAVTINTFFGFVQHVFTYYIPVLIPILGVETGVIYVSARAGIALAITVTGVLAGGVLLSERNVDRSALAEVDATGPDADERTSRERVREAATKSWSTLRRTVPRLAVVYTLVIAFVTHYDVEALTSVAEPITGLLGLPGAAVPVIAVYTLDTTAGAVTLAGTAEGIFTLRTAVASLLIGGILSFAVSTFRRSIPFQYGIWGAEFGTKVIAVNTALKLLFISITVALLLAPVW; encoded by the coding sequence GTGCAATCGGTCGCCGCCGAACTCGTCGCCCTGCTCACTGAGGTGGCCCCGCGGCTCGCGCGCATCGCGGCGTTCATCGCGGTCGGCGTCTTCGCCGCCAACGTCGCGGTCGCGTTCGGGCTGATCCGGTACGTCGCCGGACTCGCTGGGTGGCTCACCCGACCCGCGAACCTCCCCGACGAGGTCGGCACCGCGATCCTCACGACTGCGGCGTCGACGACGGCGGGGTACGCCACGCTCGCCGAGTACCGCGAGTCCGGCCTGCTCGACGACCGGGCGACGCTCGTCGCCGTGACCATCAACACGTTCTTCGGGTTCGTCCAGCACGTGTTTACCTACTACATCCCGGTGTTGATCCCGATTCTGGGCGTGGAGACAGGAGTTATCTACGTCTCCGCGCGCGCCGGGATCGCGCTGGCGATCACCGTCACGGGCGTCCTCGCGGGCGGCGTTCTGCTGTCCGAGCGCAACGTGGACCGCTCCGCGCTCGCCGAGGTCGACGCGACCGGTCCCGACGCCGACGAGCGCACGAGCCGGGAGCGCGTTCGGGAGGCCGCGACGAAGTCGTGGTCGACGCTCCGCCGGACCGTCCCGCGGCTCGCGGTCGTCTACACCCTCGTGATCGCGTTCGTCACCCACTACGACGTCGAGGCCCTGACGAGCGTCGCGGAGCCGATCACCGGACTCTTAGGACTCCCGGGCGCCGCGGTCCCCGTGATCGCCGTCTACACCCTCGATACGACCGCCGGTGCCGTGACGCTGGCCGGCACCGCCGAGGGGATCTTCACCCTTCGGACCGCGGTCGCGAGCCTGCTCATCGGCGGTATCCTCTCGTTCGCCGTCTCCACGTTCCGTCGCTCGATCCCCTTCCAGTACGGGATCTGGGGCGCCGAATTCGGCACGAAGGTGATCGCCGTCAACACCGCCCTGAAGCTCCTGTTCATCTCGATCACAGTCGCGCTGTTGCTCGCGCCGGTGTGGTGA
- a CDS encoding HVO_0234 family beta-propeller protein produces MAPAEDDISIEEKRVYAGTAGRTDAYVATESGVVRVALSADKIGAFDMVAREPARDAAVLPRRDAPDLLGVATPDGLQVAPVGDDLAFEPVDVDPVGSKSLVAVGVHDDAFLVAGEDGEINGIEFGDEESDPTATSIGTVSDPRAVDGPLVAAADGVYRVSGDGSELVSVGLDDARDVAGSGMPLAATAAGVYWLGNGWMTALEGDATAVAADGDGHAMAVVDGDLFVHADDDTEWDAGAWTAADLPVDEVPVALGYGPGVSVAVTDAGTLCVDAGDGWRHQVVGVRGVAGVALAVVE; encoded by the coding sequence ATGGCACCCGCCGAAGACGACATCTCGATCGAGGAGAAGCGCGTGTACGCCGGGACGGCGGGCCGCACCGACGCGTACGTCGCCACCGAGAGCGGCGTCGTCCGGGTGGCGCTGTCGGCCGACAAGATCGGCGCGTTCGACATGGTCGCCCGCGAGCCCGCCCGCGACGCGGCGGTCCTTCCGCGGCGAGACGCCCCGGACCTGCTCGGCGTCGCGACCCCGGACGGGCTCCAGGTCGCGCCCGTCGGCGACGACCTCGCGTTCGAGCCCGTCGACGTCGACCCGGTCGGCTCGAAATCGCTTGTCGCCGTCGGCGTCCACGACGACGCGTTCCTCGTCGCGGGCGAGGACGGCGAGATCAATGGGATCGAGTTCGGTGACGAAGAGTCAGATCCGACGGCGACCTCGATCGGGACCGTCTCCGACCCGCGCGCAGTCGACGGCCCCCTCGTCGCGGCCGCGGACGGGGTCTATCGAGTCTCAGGCGACGGTTCCGAACTCGTCTCGGTCGGCCTCGACGACGCCCGCGACGTGGCCGGATCCGGAATGCCCCTCGCGGCGACCGCCGCGGGCGTCTACTGGCTGGGCAACGGCTGGATGACGGCGCTGGAGGGCGACGCGACCGCAGTCGCCGCCGACGGTGACGGCCACGCGATGGCGGTCGTCGACGGCGACCTGTTCGTCCACGCGGACGACGACACCGAGTGGGACGCCGGGGCGTGGACCGCGGCGGACCTCCCGGTCGACGAGGTACCGGTCGCGCTCGGTTACGGTCCCGGCGTGTCGGTCGCGGTCACCGACGCTGGCACCCTCTGTGTCGACGCCGGTGACGGCTGGCGGCACCAGGTCGTTGGCGTGCGGGGGGTCGCGGGCGTCGCACTCGCGGTCGTGGAGTGA
- a CDS encoding aminopeptidase: protein MSSDLAKAAETAVEQCLRVAPGESVVVVTDDKRAPIGEALYEAVSAITDDATILRYPPADQHGTEPPAPVAAAMAESDAFLAPTTKSLSHTRARGAACDAGARGATLPGITEDVFTTGLDADYAAIDAACDDVLAQVADADEVRVTSPAGTDITFGIGDREWLADTGMVHEPGDFSNLPAGEVFISPETATGTYVVDGTMMPYGLLDEDQTLTFEVEDGLVTSVSDDAVREELETAAESVGDAAYNLAELGIGTNVGVDELVGSVLLDEKAGGTVHIAIGDNAGIGGETDAPVHLDGILRNPTVYVDGEAIELPSA from the coding sequence ATGTCGAGCGATCTTGCGAAAGCGGCCGAGACCGCCGTCGAGCAGTGCTTGCGCGTCGCCCCAGGGGAATCCGTCGTCGTCGTCACCGACGACAAGCGAGCGCCCATCGGTGAGGCGCTCTACGAGGCCGTGAGCGCCATCACTGACGATGCGACGATCCTCCGGTATCCGCCGGCCGACCAGCACGGGACCGAGCCGCCCGCGCCGGTCGCGGCCGCGATGGCCGAGAGCGACGCCTTCCTCGCGCCGACGACGAAGAGCCTGAGCCACACCCGCGCCCGTGGGGCCGCATGCGACGCCGGAGCGCGCGGCGCGACCCTTCCCGGGATCACGGAGGACGTGTTCACCACCGGGCTCGACGCCGACTACGCCGCGATCGACGCCGCCTGCGACGACGTGCTCGCGCAGGTCGCCGACGCCGACGAGGTCCGGGTGACCTCGCCCGCGGGCACCGACATCACGTTCGGGATCGGCGACCGCGAGTGGCTCGCCGACACCGGGATGGTTCACGAGCCGGGCGACTTCTCGAATCTGCCGGCCGGTGAGGTCTTTATTTCGCCCGAGACCGCGACCGGCACGTACGTCGTCGACGGGACGATGATGCCCTACGGCCTGCTCGACGAGGACCAAACTCTCACGTTCGAGGTCGAGGACGGGCTCGTCACGTCCGTCAGCGACGACGCGGTCCGCGAAGAGCTCGAAACCGCCGCGGAGTCGGTCGGGGACGCCGCGTACAACCTCGCAGAGCTGGGGATCGGGACCAACGTCGGCGTCGACGAGCTGGTCGGCTCCGTCCTCTTAGACGAGAAGGCGGGCGGCACGGTTCACATCGCGATCGGCGACAACGCCGGGATCGGTGGCGAGACCGACGCGCCCGTCCACCTCGACGGAATCCTCCGAAACCCGACTGTCTACGTCGACGGCGAGGCGATCGAACTCCCGAGCGCGTAG
- a CDS encoding type II glyceraldehyde-3-phosphate dehydrogenase gives MIRVGVNGYGTIGKRVADAVAAQPDMELVGVTKTSPDYGAEVALRRGYDLYAAIDDRAAAFEDAGLAIAGSLGDLLDAVDVIVDCTPAGIGERNRPIYEAHDTPAIYQGGEDAAIADASFNARASGAIGDAGSLRVVSCNTTGLSRLLAPLDEAYGIEKARVTLVRRGGDPSETDRGPINDVVPDPATVPSHHGPDVNAILPDVDIDTAALKAPVTGMHTHSVNVTLEREPTTAEVRELLREETRLFLIPERAGIDGAGALKDYASDLGRDRGDLWENCIWEESISVEGRDLYLFQNVHQEADVVPENVDAIRALATDISREESVARTNEALGVGLDSLLSKDGATRDQVAADD, from the coding sequence ATGATACGCGTGGGCGTCAACGGGTACGGGACGATCGGGAAACGCGTCGCGGACGCGGTCGCGGCCCAACCGGATATGGAACTCGTCGGCGTAACGAAGACGAGTCCGGATTACGGCGCCGAGGTCGCGCTCCGGCGCGGATACGACCTGTACGCCGCGATCGACGACCGGGCCGCCGCGTTCGAGGACGCTGGGCTCGCGATCGCCGGGAGCCTCGGCGATCTGCTCGACGCCGTCGACGTGATCGTCGACTGCACGCCCGCCGGAATCGGGGAGCGCAATCGACCGATCTACGAGGCCCACGACACACCCGCGATCTATCAGGGCGGCGAGGACGCCGCGATCGCGGACGCCTCCTTCAACGCCCGCGCCAGCGGGGCGATCGGCGACGCCGGCTCGCTCCGCGTCGTCTCCTGTAACACGACCGGGCTCTCGCGGCTCCTCGCCCCGCTCGACGAGGCGTACGGCATCGAGAAGGCCCGCGTGACCCTCGTTCGGCGGGGCGGCGACCCGAGCGAGACCGATCGTGGTCCGATAAACGACGTAGTGCCGGACCCGGCGACGGTCCCCTCTCACCACGGTCCCGACGTGAACGCGATCCTCCCAGATGTCGACATCGACACGGCCGCGCTGAAGGCGCCGGTCACCGGCATGCACACTCACAGTGTCAACGTCACGCTCGAACGGGAGCCGACCACGGCGGAGGTGCGGGAACTGCTCCGCGAGGAGACGCGGCTGTTCCTGATCCCCGAGCGCGCCGGTATCGACGGCGCTGGGGCCCTGAAAGACTACGCGTCCGATCTCGGGCGGGACCGCGGCGACCTCTGGGAGAACTGCATCTGGGAGGAGTCGATAAGCGTCGAGGGGCGGGACCTATACCTGTTCCAGAACGTCCACCAGGAGGCGGACGTGGTGCCCGAGAACGTCGACGCGATCCGCGCGCTGGCGACCGATATCTCCCGAGAGGAGTCGGTGGCGCGGACGAACGAGGCACTCGGCGTCGGGCTCGACAGCCTGTTGTCCAAGGACGGAGCTACCCGCGATCAGGTCGCTGCAGACGACTGA
- a CDS encoding DUF5518 domain-containing protein produces MTDWRAVGYGFIVMLIAGLLATFAPIVGHIGAGLIGGFVAGYVAGGGLLSGTWHGLLAGSVSGIVVTLILAAFGGLVGLAGGPIGSLLGGAGVLVAGLFLTLLFAIDSALAGAIGGVLGD; encoded by the coding sequence ATGACTGACTGGCGCGCCGTCGGCTACGGGTTCATCGTGATGTTGATCGCCGGGCTGCTCGCGACGTTCGCCCCAATCGTCGGCCACATCGGCGCGGGGCTAATCGGGGGGTTCGTCGCCGGCTACGTCGCCGGCGGCGGGCTGCTCTCGGGGACGTGGCACGGCCTGCTCGCGGGATCGGTGAGCGGGATCGTCGTCACCCTCATTCTGGCCGCGTTCGGCGGGCTCGTGGGACTTGCTGGCGGTCCCATCGGTAGCCTGCTGGGCGGCGCGGGCGTGCTGGTTGCCGGGCTGTTCCTGACGCTCCTGTTCGCGATCGACTCGGCGCTCGCGGGCGCGATCGGCGGCGTACTCGGCGACTGA
- a CDS encoding redoxin domain-containing protein — protein MVSTGDAAPTFTATVGTSDHESFDLDDHIGDGPVVLAFFPGAFTPPCTSEMVAFQERVAEFEDAGGTLLGVSADSPFSQGAFREKHGIEFDLVSDTAGDAIRAYGLEIDIADLGLYGVANRAVFVIDDDGEIVYDWVSDDPTNEPDYDAVLDAVESA, from the coding sequence ATGGTATCCACAGGCGACGCCGCACCCACGTTCACCGCGACGGTCGGCACGAGCGACCACGAATCGTTCGACCTCGACGATCACATCGGCGACGGGCCGGTCGTGCTCGCGTTCTTCCCGGGCGCGTTCACGCCCCCCTGCACGAGCGAGATGGTGGCGTTTCAGGAGCGCGTCGCCGAGTTCGAGGACGCCGGCGGGACGCTGCTCGGCGTCAGCGCCGATTCCCCGTTCTCGCAGGGCGCGTTCCGCGAGAAGCACGGGATCGAGTTCGACCTCGTGAGCGACACGGCCGGCGACGCGATCCGAGCGTACGGGCTGGAGATAGACATCGCCGACCTCGGCCTCTACGGAGTCGCCAATCGGGCGGTGTTCGTGATCGACGACGACGGCGAGATCGTCTACGACTGGGTCTCCGACGACCCGACGAACGAGCCGGACTACGACGCCGTCCTCGACGCGGTCGAGAGCGCGTAG
- a CDS encoding DUF367 family protein gives MDLHVRYEGDDDPDKCTARKLARFDLAELHRSDRDTPYGIVLNPHAERALSPADADLANENALVALDCSWESAGEKMFSLPGEHRALPYLVAANPVNFGRPMQLTTVEAFAAALAILGELDHAERIMAKFTWGETFLELNEEPLRRYAACEDSAEVVAIQQEYLDRE, from the coding sequence GTGGACCTCCACGTTCGGTACGAGGGCGACGACGACCCCGACAAGTGTACGGCCCGGAAGCTCGCGCGGTTCGATCTCGCCGAACTGCACCGCTCCGACCGCGACACGCCCTACGGAATCGTGCTCAACCCCCACGCCGAGCGCGCGCTGTCACCCGCCGACGCCGACCTCGCCAACGAGAACGCGCTCGTCGCGCTCGACTGCTCGTGGGAGTCAGCGGGCGAGAAGATGTTCAGCCTCCCCGGCGAGCATCGCGCGCTCCCGTACCTCGTCGCCGCCAACCCCGTGAACTTCGGGCGTCCGATGCAGCTCACCACCGTCGAGGCGTTCGCGGCCGCGCTCGCGATCCTCGGCGAGCTTGACCACGCCGAACGGATTATGGCGAAGTTCACGTGGGGCGAGACGTTCCTCGAACTCAACGAGGAACCGCTCCGGCGGTACGCCGCCTGCGAGGACTCCGCCGAGGTCGTCGCGATCCAACAGGAGTACCTCGATCGGGAGTAG